In Leptolyngbya sp. CCY15150, one DNA window encodes the following:
- the gvpC gene encoding gas vesicle protein GvpC, which translates to MNSLRDSWLELRQRRQQELAQRRQDVRQTLDTFQSDRQTQAAQLRQDLSLFQLQLQQETQTFLAQASQQRQLQAQRLFQELHNFTQALQRQTAEFLSQTASNRLLQAEELKRFLSEFRGQLSNTVAAMLETLQQSRALNREQLRAELSAYVTALQSDVQCYLAELEVLRGDRAQAVQTMLNTSRELRLADVDALFHEFAAFRTELAAYCADLRQSVWGTGSAASAPAPVTAPAPAPAPAAQPRFFTRSAAPVAPPAAPAAPPAPAAPVPAAAPSPPPVMQAPPAPATPPVVYAPPAQVSPFDETVAEPLPPSVPDAPSPKDLASSIYALIRQRHGARLPEIEEELSINRFQAVDALRLLIREGVVTQRDRVYLVQEEASL; encoded by the coding sequence ATGAATTCGTTGCGAGATTCGTGGTTAGAGCTACGGCAAAGACGTCAGCAAGAGTTAGCCCAACGGCGGCAAGATGTTCGGCAAACCCTGGATACATTTCAAAGCGATCGCCAAACCCAAGCGGCTCAACTCCGTCAAGACCTCAGTCTCTTCCAGCTTCAGCTTCAGCAAGAAACCCAGACGTTTCTAGCCCAGGCCAGTCAGCAGCGCCAGCTTCAAGCGCAGCGACTTTTCCAAGAGCTACATAACTTTACTCAAGCGCTGCAGCGGCAGACGGCAGAATTTTTATCTCAGACTGCAAGCAATCGTCTTTTGCAGGCCGAAGAACTCAAACGGTTTCTGTCGGAGTTTCGTGGCCAACTGAGCAATACCGTTGCTGCGATGCTGGAAACCTTGCAGCAGAGCCGTGCCTTAAACCGCGAACAACTGCGGGCAGAGCTTTCCGCCTATGTAACGGCGCTGCAGTCGGATGTGCAGTGCTACTTGGCAGAACTGGAGGTGTTGCGGGGCGATCGCGCTCAGGCAGTACAGACCATGCTCAACACCAGCCGTGAGCTACGTCTCGCCGATGTGGATGCGCTATTCCATGAATTTGCCGCCTTCCGCACCGAGCTAGCTGCTTACTGTGCTGACCTTCGGCAATCGGTGTGGGGAACGGGTAGCGCTGCTTCGGCACCTGCTCCAGTTACTGCACCGGCACCCGCGCCAGCACCCGCCGCTCAACCCAGATTTTTCACCCGATCTGCTGCGCCCGTAGCACCGCCTGCTGCACCCGCTGCACCGCCTGCACCAGCAGCGCCTGTACCAGCGGCCGCACCCAGCCCGCCACCGGTCATGCAGGCTCCTCCGGCACCCGCTACCCCGCCTGTCGTCTATGCTCCACCGGCTCAGGTATCTCCCTTTGATGAAACGGTGGCAGAGCCTTTACCTCCCAGCGTTCCCGATGCCCCAAGTCCCAAAGACTTGGCCAGCAGTATTTATGCTCTGATTCGGCAGCGGCACGGCGCGCGGCTACCGGAAATTGAGGAAGAGCTCAGCATTAACCGCTTTCAGGCTGTCGATGCGCTTCGCCTTTTGATTCGAGAAGGCGTTGTCACCCAGCGCGATCGCGTCTATTTAGTACAAGAGGAAGCTAGCCTGTGA
- the gvpA gene encoding gas vesicle structural protein GvpA, translated as MAVEKVNSSSSLAEVIDRILDKGIVIDAWVRVSLVGIELLAIEARVVIASVETYLKYAEAVGLTSQAAVPA; from the coding sequence ATGGCTGTTGAAAAGGTAAACTCCTCCTCTAGCTTGGCTGAAGTAATCGACCGCATCCTCGACAAAGGGATCGTGATTGATGCTTGGGTTCGTGTGTCCTTGGTCGGTATTGAACTCTTGGCAATTGAAGCCCGGGTTGTGATTGCTTCGGTTGAAACCTACCTGAAGTACGCTGAAGCCGTGGGTCTAACCTCCCAAGCCGCTGTACCTGCATAG
- the dprA gene encoding DNA-processing protein DprA: MTSDRAYWLAWSTLTGIGPILLQRLQRHFGTLAAAWDAPAAALGEVDGFGRQTCDSILRERSQLDPAELLATHSDHNPNFWTPADPDYPRLLLEIPDPPPVLYYRGQVNPQENQGILPAIALVGTRSPSDYGRRWTQRLTQALTESGWTIISGLADGIDTLAHKTCLEAGGRTVAVVGTGVDIVYPSSNRALAQRILEQGLILSEYPAGTKPDRAHFPRRNRMIAGLSRATLVLEAPSRSGALITARLANDCGRDVYALPGSLDNERSLGCLELLNQGAQVVLGEADLLERLGSLPSFLPAPVEQLSLLPPPSLTPDLATILNAMSLEAIALDGIVQTTGLATGLVLGSLTQLEMMGLVTQLPGSRYQRC; this comes from the coding sequence TTGACAAGCGATCGCGCCTATTGGTTAGCCTGGTCAACGCTGACCGGCATTGGGCCTATCCTCCTCCAGCGGCTGCAGCGGCACTTTGGCACCCTAGCGGCGGCCTGGGATGCTCCGGCGGCCGCCCTCGGAGAGGTGGATGGCTTTGGGCGGCAAACCTGCGACTCCATCCTGCGGGAGCGATCGCAACTGGATCCAGCCGAACTCCTCGCCACCCACAGTGACCACAATCCTAACTTTTGGACACCCGCCGATCCGGACTACCCGCGCCTGCTGTTGGAAATTCCCGATCCGCCGCCAGTGCTGTACTATCGCGGACAGGTGAACCCTCAGGAAAATCAAGGAATCCTGCCGGCGATCGCCCTCGTGGGTACCCGTTCTCCCTCCGACTATGGACGGCGATGGACTCAGCGCCTCACCCAAGCCCTGACAGAGAGCGGCTGGACGATCATCTCCGGTCTGGCGGACGGTATTGATACCCTGGCCCACAAAACCTGTCTTGAAGCAGGTGGACGTACCGTTGCTGTTGTGGGAACGGGGGTGGATATTGTCTATCCCAGCTCCAACCGCGCGCTGGCCCAACGTATTCTTGAACAGGGACTGATCCTCAGCGAATATCCGGCGGGCACGAAACCCGACCGCGCCCACTTTCCCCGCCGCAACCGCATGATTGCTGGTCTTAGCCGTGCCACGCTGGTTCTGGAAGCCCCCAGTCGTTCTGGGGCGCTGATTACCGCACGTCTAGCCAATGATTGCGGGCGGGATGTCTATGCCCTGCCCGGTTCTCTCGATAATGAACGCTCCCTGGGCTGTTTAGAACTGCTCAATCAAGGGGCTCAGGTGGTGTTGGGTGAGGCAGATTTATTAGAACGCCTCGGCAGCCTGCCCAGCTTCCTGCCCGCGCCGGTTGAACAGCTTTCCTTACTGCCGCCACCATCTCTCACCCCTGATCTGGCAACAATTTTGAACGCCATGTCCCTAGAGGCGATCGCCTTGGATGGCATCGTTCAAACCACTGGATTAGCTACAGGACTGGTCTTAGGCAGCTTGACCCAACTTGAAATGATGGGCCTGGTTACCCAATTACCCGGATCCCGCTACCAACGCTGTTAG
- a CDS encoding M48 family metallopeptidase, with amino-acid sequence MPTYPGLSSAAFRHPQDEQAEQALRSVPGFDLVARKFVEFVYERPRYVYLMGNSIEVGPRQYASVYHIFRDCILSLDIYPEPTLFVSQAPLVNAYALGQERPCVVLNTGLLDLLDETELRSVMAHELGHIKCGHTTLNQMASWAITLVFGLSSMTFGLSSLVSTGLILAFYEWLRKAELSADRAALLVMDELDPVLRNMMRLAGGSSRYAHELDLREFVRQSERYHDLDEDGLNQVYKFFLYNNVSQGVFLTHPFTVERVKYLQEWSQSPDFQAIRTGNYARSEDNAVDVEPERKSATRSEADRLRDEIDQLQQELERLRRSRPE; translated from the coding sequence ATGCCCACCTACCCCGGACTGTCGAGTGCTGCCTTTCGCCACCCCCAAGATGAGCAAGCCGAACAGGCATTGCGCAGTGTGCCTGGATTTGACCTTGTAGCCCGCAAATTTGTGGAATTCGTCTACGAACGTCCGCGCTACGTCTATCTCATGGGCAACAGCATTGAAGTTGGGCCGCGCCAATATGCGTCGGTTTACCACATTTTCCGCGATTGCATCCTGTCCCTTGATATCTATCCCGAACCCACGCTGTTTGTGTCCCAAGCGCCCTTGGTGAATGCCTATGCCCTCGGGCAAGAGCGCCCCTGCGTGGTGTTGAATACCGGGCTATTGGATTTACTCGATGAAACCGAGTTGCGATCGGTGATGGCCCACGAACTCGGTCATATTAAATGCGGTCACACCACGCTCAACCAGATGGCAAGCTGGGCCATTACGCTGGTGTTTGGACTATCGAGCATGACCTTTGGTCTGAGCAGCTTGGTGAGCACAGGCTTAATCCTGGCGTTTTATGAATGGTTGCGGAAGGCAGAACTATCGGCCGATCGCGCTGCGCTGTTGGTGATGGATGAGCTGGATCCAGTCTTGCGCAATATGATGAGGCTGGCAGGAGGCAGTAGCCGCTATGCCCATGAGCTAGATCTGCGGGAATTTGTACGCCAGTCGGAACGCTACCACGATCTAGACGAAGACGGGCTGAATCAGGTGTATAAGTTTTTTCTGTATAATAACGTATCCCAGGGCGTTTTTCTAACCCATCCGTTTACAGTAGAGCGGGTTAAATATCTCCAGGAATGGTCTCAGTCACCCGACTTTCAAGCGATTCGGACGGGCAACTACGCGCGATCGGAAGATAATGCGGTGGATGTGGAACCGGAACGGAAGTCGGCAACCCGCAGCGAGGCAGACAGGCTCCGCGATGAAATCG